The following are encoded together in the Drosophila sechellia strain sech25 chromosome 3R, ASM438219v1, whole genome shotgun sequence genome:
- the LOC6607752 gene encoding uncharacterized protein LOC6607752, with the protein MHTGKCLVAWLIASLCYIGIGGALKDVNEGRIAGPLCSNCIKIQRKCTVSHSGLFCKNKTDREKILFSNSLGKKLYTLDECVPHKYNVTGPLLDWCCLWSPKLGCQQLAGIYYQNQTRWRDTCEICLHSCICDEDTNGVVKCSPLAGWLAALGILGILLSRSYLRS; encoded by the exons aTGCACACCGGAAAATGTCTGGTAGCGTGGCTAATTGCATCTTTATGCTACATAGGAATAGGTGGCGCATTGAAGGACGTAAACGAGGGACGCATAGCGGGCCCTCTATGCTCAAACTGCATAAAAATTCAACGCAAATGTACCGTCTCCCATTCTGGCCtattttgtaaaaataaaacggaTAGGGAGAAGATATTGTTTTCAAACAGCTTAGGGAAAAAATTATACACTTTGGATGAGTGTGTTCCTCACAAGTACAACGTTACGG GTCCGCTCCTGGACTGGTGCTGTCTGTGGTCGCCGAAGTTGGGCTGCCAGCAATTGGCCGGAATCTACTACCAAAACCAAACTCGCTGGAGGGACACCTGCGAGATTTGCCTGCACTCCTGCATCTGCGATGAGGATACGAACGGTGTGGTCAAGTGCTCACccttggctggctggctggctgcccTGGGCATTCTGGGCATCCTGCTGTCGAGGTCTTATCTACGGTCTTGA
- the LOC6607753 gene encoding acetylcholine receptor subunit alpha-like 2 → MAPGCCTTRPRPIALLAHIWRHCKPLCLLLVLLLLCETVQANPDAKRLYDDLLSNYNRLIRPVSNNTDTVLVKLGLRLSQLIDLNLKDQILTTNVWLEHEWQDHKFKWDPSEYGGVTELYVPSEHIWLPDIVLYNNADGEYVVTTMTKAILHYTGKVVWTPPAIFKSSCEIDVRYFPFDQQTCFMKFGSWTYDGDQIDLKHISQKNDKDNKVEIGIDLREYYPSVEWDILGVPAERHEKYYPCCAEPYPDIFFNITLRRKTLFYTVNLIIPCVGISYLSVLVFYLPADSGEKIALCISILLSQTMFFLLISEIIPSTSLALPLLGKYLLFTMLLVGLSVVITIIILNIHYRKPSTHKMRPWIRSFFIKRLPKLLLMRVPKDLLRDLAANKINYGLKFSKTKFGQALMDEMQMNSGGSSPDSLRRMQGRVGAGGCNGMHVTTATNRFSGLVGALGGGLSTLSGYNGLPSVLSGLDDSLSDVAARKKYPFELEKAIHNVMFIQHHMQRQDEFNAEDQDWGFVAMVMDRLFLWLFMIASLVGTFVILGEAPSLYDDTKAIDVQLSDVAKQIYNLTEKKN, encoded by the exons ATGGCTCCTGGCTGCTGCACCACACGACCCCGCCCCATCGCCCTGCTCGCCCACATCTGGCGCCACTGCAAGCCGCTCTGCCTGCTCCtggtgctcctgctcctctgcGAAACCGTTCAGGCGAATCCCGATGCCAAGCGACTCTATGACGATCTGCTGAGCAACTACAATCGCCTCATCCGCCCCGTGAGCAATAACACGGACACGGTGTTGGTCAAGTTGGGCCTACGGCTGTCCCAACTCATCGATTTG AATCTCAAAGATCAAATTCTAACGACCAACGTGTGGCTGGAGCACGAGTGGCAGGATCATAAATTCAAGTGGGATCCCTCGGAGTACGGCGGCGTCACAGAGCTTTATGTGCCCTCCGAGCACATCTGGCTGCCCGACATCGTGCTCTACAACAA TGCCGATGGCGAGTACGTGGTCACCACCATGACGAAGGCCATCCTCCATTACACCGGCAAAGTGGTGTGGACTCCGCCGGCCATCTTCAAGTCCAGCTGCGAGATTGATGTTCGCTACTTTCCCTTCGATCAGCAGACCTGCTTCATGAAGTTCGGCTCGTGGACCTACGACGGTGATCAG ATCGATTTGAAGCACATCAGCCAGAAGAACGACAAGGACAACAAGGTGGAGATTGGCATCGACCTGCGTGAGTACTATCCCAGTGTGGAGTGGGACATACTCGGCGTTCCGGCTGAGCGGCACGAGAAGTACTATCCCTGCTGTGCCGAACCGTATCCGG ATATCTTCTTCAACATCACCCTGAGGCGAAAGACTCTCTTCTACACGGTTAACCTGATTATTCCATGTGTGGGCATCTCCTACCTTTCGGTGCTGGTCTTTTACCTGCCCGCCGATTCTGGCGAGAAGATTGCTCTGTGCATCAGCATCCTCCTGTCGCAAACCATGTTCTTCTTGCTCATATCAGAAATTATACCATCGACTTCACTGGCATTGCCGCTACTGGGAAAGTATCTACTGTTCACCATGTTGCTGGTTGGGCTGAGTGTTGTCATCACGATTATCATACTGAACATACACTACCGGAAGCCGAGTACGCACAAGATGCGACCCTGGATTAGGTCTTTCTTCATCAAGAGATTGCCGAAACTCCTGCTGATGCGTGTGCCCAAGGACCTGCTGCGTGACCTGGCGGCCAACAAGATCAACTACGGCCTCAAGTTCAGCAAGACCAAGTTCGGACAGGCGCTGATGGACGAGATGCAAATGAACTCCGGCGGCTCCAGTCCAGACTCCCTGCGGCGGATGCAAGGTCGTGTGGGTGCTGGTGGGTGCAATGGCATGCACGTGACCACGGCCACAAACAG ATTCAGCGGCTTGGTGGGGGCTTTGGGCGGCGGACTGAGCACCCTGAGCGGCTACAACGGACTGCCATCGGTGCTATCCGGATTGGACGACTCTTTGAGCGATGTGGCCGCACGCAAAAAGTATCCTTTCGAGCTGGAAAAGGCCATCCACAACGTCATGTTCATACAGCACCACATGCAGCGGCAGGACGAGTTCAATGCG GAAGATCAGGACTGGGGCTTTGTGGCCATGGTCATGGATCGCCTGTTCCTCTGGCTCTTTATGATCGCATCCTTGGTGGGCACATTTGTGATCCTGGGCGAGGCTCCGTCGCTATATGACGATACCAAGGCCATTGATGTTCAGCTATCCGATGTTGCCAAGCAAATCTACAATCTAACCGAGAAGAAGAATTAA